A genomic region of Fusarium oxysporum Fo47 chromosome VI, complete sequence contains the following coding sequences:
- a CDS encoding kinase-like domain-containing protein, translated as MGQQLDNELEMYNQISASSTEHPGRSAVRELLDSFDHRCLVHSPLWESIWTFLNRNPVGRLPPVALAVTLSRLFLALDYFHTQCKVIHTDIKGDNIMFGIYDDSVFTAFEEEELSDPTPRKEVDGRTIYISRELRKPKDYGAPVLCDFGSAVRGDVEHCEDIQPDIYRAPEVILQAPWSYKVDIWNAGCMIWDIFEGRHMFTGHDPEFQKYRSRAHLAEIIALLGQPPSEVLQAGKASHKFFTDTGDFRNEIDIPERASLAQQEISLEGERKEMFLAMMNRMLQWDPAQRLSAKELAEDPWIMAYM; from the exons ATGGGCCAGCAGTTGGATAATGAACTCGAGATGTACAATCAGATCTCTGCCTCGTCAACAGAGCATCCTGGACGCAGTGCGGTGAGAGAACTGCTTGATTCGTTCGACCATCGTTGTCTGGTTCACTCGCCACTCTGGGAGAGTATCTGGACATTCCTGAACCGCAATCCAGTGGGAAGACTACCGCCAGTAGCCCTCGCTGTCACCCTGAGTCGACTCTTTCTAGCACTCGATTATTTCCATACGCAGTGCAAGGTCATACATACAG ATATCAAAGGAGACAATATCATGTTTGGTATTTATGACGACTCAGTATTCACGGCTTtcgaagaggaggagctcaGTGATCCAACTCCACGAAAGGAGGTAGACGGCAGAACCATATACATATCACGAGAACTTCGAAAGCCCAAGGACTATGGCGCGCCAGTTCTATGCGACTTTGGCTCGGCTGTTCGTGGTGATGTAGAACATTGCGAAGACATCCAGCCAGACATTTACAGAGCTCCCGAGGTCATCCTTCAAGCCCCATGGTCGTATAAGGTGGACATATGGAACGCAGGATGCATG ATTTGGGATATTTTTGAAGGTCGGCATATGTTTACAGGGCATGACCCCGAGTTCCAGAAATACCGCAGCAGAGCACATCTCGCCGAGATTATCGCGCTCCTCGGTCAGCCTCCATCCGAAGTCCTTCAAGCCGGCAAAGCCAGCCATAAGTTCTTTACAGACACCG GTGACTTCCGTAATGAGATTGACATTCCTGAAAGAGCTTCTCTTGCACAGCAGGAAATCAGTCTTGAAGGGGAGCGAAAAGAAATGTTTCTTGCCATGATGAACAGAATGCTTCAGTGGGATCCAGCCCAGAGATTGTCAGCGAAAGAGCTTGCTGAAGATCCGTGGATCATGGCGTATATGTAA